A window of the Trichoplusia ni isolate ovarian cell line Hi5 chromosome 4, tn1, whole genome shotgun sequence genome harbors these coding sequences:
- the LOC113493240 gene encoding uncharacterized protein LOC113493240, producing the protein MSDSSDSVKTAGSRNDGHVTRRKKAVRVSNDGREIYRAKIKVPPFSPEDPELWFALIEGQFDSHDVTDDGTKFTHVTNNLDIQYAKAVKDIIVNPPAQNRYGKIKTELIKRLSASHEKKVKQLLTHEELGDRKPSQFLRHLQDLAGPSVPEDFVRSIWCNRLPNNIQTVLASQPTHSLEQLADLADRIQELTSPCSVAATSSHSATASHPSDEIAELKRMVQQLTLKLEEHTRASCCATSSRSRPRERLRSSSRQRSRSSSSYKKYTTCWFHAKFGERANKCNKPCDYRKAGNATGGR; encoded by the coding sequence ATGAGCGACAGCAGTGATTCTGTAAAAACAGCCGGTTCGAGAAATGACGGCCATGTGACGCGGCGAAAGAAGGCAGTGCGCGTGTCCAATGACGGACGCGAAATTTATCGCGCGAAAATTAAAGTGCCGCCATTCTCGCCTGAGGATCCGGAACTGTGGTTCGCCCTGATTGAAGGCCAATTTGACAGCCATGACGTCACCGACGACGGCACAAAATTCACGCATGTCACCAACAACCTGGACATCCAGTACGCCAAAGCTGTGAAGGACATCATTGTAAACCCTCCAGCCCAGAACAggtatggcaaaattaaaacagaactcATCAAGCGACTCTCTGCTTCGCATGAGAAAAAGGTCAAGCAGTTGCTGACGCACGAGGAGCTTGGAGACAGAAAGCCATCTCAGTTTCTACGGCACCTCCAAGACTTGGCCGGCCCATCTGTTCCTGAGGACTTCGTCAGGTCTATTTGGTGCAACCGTCTGCCAAATAACATCCAGACAGTGCTAGCGTCGCAGCCGACACACTCCCTGGAGCAGCTTGCGGATTTGGCTGACCGCATTCAAGAGTTGACGTCCCCATGCAGCGTCGCCGCGACGTCATCACACAGTGCAACCGCTTCACACCCATCGGATGAGATCGCGGAGCTGAAGAGGATGGTCCAGCAACTAACCCTCAAGTTGGAAGAGCACACTCGTGCTTCCTGCTGCGCGACCTCCAGCCGCTCGAGACCGCGTGAACGACTGCGTTCATCTTCACGTCAGAGAAGCCGATCCAGCTCCAGCTATAAAAAGTACACGACATGCTGGTTCCATGCGAAGTTCGGGGAAAGGGCTAATAAGTGTAACAAGCCCTGCGACTACAGAAAAGCGGGAAATGCCACGGGCGGTCGCTAA
- the LOC113493446 gene encoding uncharacterized protein LOC113493446, with amino-acid sequence MWHGSLIDFYFFILLRFISCCQCNKSIGHGRSDGEIHTINNSDLFIEKRQLDFDEFSTPDVLLDNSTDSSIYDTTTTEPFTGKNQDFNDPTGDSSEKTMYDSTDLTVDINEYTTTPVSKEETTEVHHNRLSRKMKQTDSMLAKKCTFFKKGIAFDLRKMADVWQIAYYRLPNKLKCFKLYIKFVNRKEQEHYAQLYGNFNGSVHWHKCNLEIKSHNNEHPGSRRHFLQGNENEKGVMDNIIIDEEHYQNTSYMTLRRESGDQWLVIKNLLVMRDCDTSDIAVFTRVPLQPRRHDILDALMVFGENNPNGTFACEENKSKRWMKYE; translated from the exons ATGTGGCATGGTTCactaattgatttttatttttttatcctattaAGATTTATAAGTTGTTGTCAATGTAACAAGAGCATTGGACATGGACGGAGTGACGGTGAAATccatacaataaataattcagacTTGTTTATTGAGAAGAGGCAGTTAGATTTTGATGAGTTCAGTACACCAGATGTTTTACTGGACAACTCTACTGACTCATCAATCTATGATACGACTACAACTGAACCATTTACGGGGAAAAATCAAGACTTCAATGATCCTACGGGAGATTCCAGTGAAAAAACAATGTATGATAGTACTGATCTGACGGTTGACATAAATGAATACACGACGACGCCGGTGTCAAAGGAAGAGACCACAGAAGTGCACCACAACAGGCTAAGTAGGAAAATGAAGCAGACTGACAGTATGTTAGCAAAGAAGTGTACGTTTTTCAAAAAAGGGATTGCGTTCGACTTGAGAAAAATGGCCGACGTCTGGCAAATTGCGTACTACAGGTTGCCTAACAAGCTGAAGTGTTTCAAATTATATATAAAGTTCGTGAATCGAAAG GAACAAGAACATTATGCCCAACTATACGGTAACTTCAACGGCAGTGTGCATTGGCATAAGTGTAATCTGGAAATCAAATCACATAATAACGAACACCCTGGATCCCGAAGACACTTCTTACAAGGCAACGAAAATGAAAAAGGGGTCATGGACAACATCATAATTGATGAGGAGCATTATC AAAACACATCTTACATGACCCTCCGTCGAGAGAGTGGTGATCAGTGGTTGGTGATAAAGAATCTCTTGGTGATGAGAGACTGTGACACCAGTGATATCGCAGTGTTCACCAGGGTACCTCTGCAGCCGCGGAGACATGATATCCTGGATGCTTTGATGGTGTTCGGGGAGAATAATCCGAATGGAACCTTCGCTTGTGAGGAGAACAAGAGCAAACGTTGGATGAAATACGAATAG